A window of the bacterium genome harbors these coding sequences:
- a CDS encoding glycosyltransferase family 2 protein — protein MSETSSKKFRFSIVIPTYNEQDNITNCLDSILNQNYDRSLIDIVIVDGHSSDKTIEKIKGYQERFPRISLLENPVRKTPTSLNIGIKEAKGEIIIILGAHASIDKDFIFYNNKYLNEYDLKVTGGTQINLGFNLTQKAIGWAMENPFGIGSAPYRWSRKEQFVDTVVYAAYRRELFDEIGYFEENFSIAEDAELNWRVRKAGHKIFFSPNIKSYYHPRKTVKKFIQQMFRYGILRVHMFKKHKSAVKITHIVPPAFVLTLILLLIFTLLSILSPIYLIVVLAFYFFMNLLSVSIKATKENYKFIPLISLLIFALHFSWGLGFIVGLILPRSKKW, from the coding sequence ATGTCAGAAACATCTTCTAAAAAATTCAGGTTCTCAATTGTAATACCCACTTACAACGAACAGGATAATATCACAAATTGTCTGGATTCGATACTTAATCAAAATTATGATCGTAGTTTAATTGATATTGTGATTGTCGACGGTCATTCATCCGACAAAACCATTGAGAAAATAAAAGGTTATCAGGAAAGATTTCCCAGAATATCACTTCTTGAAAACCCGGTTAGAAAAACTCCGACTTCTTTAAACATCGGAATAAAAGAAGCTAAAGGAGAAATAATAATAATTCTTGGTGCACATGCCTCGATTGACAAAGATTTTATTTTCTATAACAATAAATACTTGAACGAGTATGATCTGAAAGTGACCGGTGGAACACAGATAAATCTTGGTTTCAACTTAACACAAAAGGCAATCGGCTGGGCAATGGAAAATCCGTTCGGGATTGGAAGTGCACCATATCGATGGAGCAGGAAGGAACAGTTTGTCGATACAGTTGTTTATGCTGCCTACAGAAGAGAGTTGTTTGATGAGATAGGATACTTTGAAGAAAATTTTTCCATTGCAGAAGATGCTGAATTAAATTGGAGAGTCAGGAAAGCCGGGCATAAAATATTTTTCTCGCCGAATATTAAAAGTTATTATCACCCGCGGAAAACTGTAAAAAAATTCATTCAGCAGATGTTCAGGTACGGAATTTTAAGAGTGCATATGTTCAAGAAACATAAATCGGCAGTTAAGATAACTCACATTGTTCCGCCTGCATTTGTACTTACGTTAATTTTACTTTTGATATTCACCTTGTTATCCATTTTATCACCAATATACCTGATAGTTGTTCTTGCTTTTTATTTTTTTATGAATCTCCTGAGTGTTTCAATTAAAGCAACAAAGGAGAATTATAAATTTATTCCTTTGATATCTTTATTAATATTTGCATTACATTTTTCATGGGGATTAGGTTTTATTGTTGGCCTGATTCTGCCAAGATCAAAAAAGTGGTAA
- a CDS encoding glycosyltransferase family 4 protein, which yields MSITAVQRSKNILMISQALFPPDIRLEKEIKSLSEAGYNVLVVCNQYDKNLKLDFKYCKINRVNALFNSIKLNRIINFPIFFNPRYLIKIFTSVIRFKPGFIHAHDLPMVPLALFFGKLFGLPVIFDMHENYPEALKAFGKTGLINFLFKNYNAAMWLEKFCIKYSDAIITVVQENSDRLVKQGVSPKKIYLVSNTVDLETFAREPIDERIIEKYGNDIILLYAGYVTPERGLDVVVRGMSFLKENIPNAKLLIVGNGITVPSLKKISEELVLNNYVEFIEWPGHDKLASYFSTTKIFVSPQPECEFWNTTIPHKLFEYMSKSKPVLAADSKAIKRVIEESKCGLIYQTGNAESFAEKAVEILSSDIPFGQNGVNAVQEKYNWATDSKELIRLYSDFSLR from the coding sequence TTGAGCATTACTGCAGTGCAAAGAAGTAAAAATATTCTGATGATATCGCAGGCTTTATTTCCGCCTGATATCAGATTGGAAAAAGAAATAAAAAGCTTATCTGAGGCTGGTTATAATGTTTTGGTAGTTTGTAATCAATACGATAAAAATCTAAAACTGGATTTTAAGTATTGTAAAATAAACCGAGTCAATGCTTTATTCAATTCGATAAAACTAAATCGCATCATTAATTTCCCGATCTTTTTTAATCCACGTTACCTGATTAAAATTTTTACTTCTGTCATCCGCTTTAAACCTGGATTCATTCATGCTCATGATTTACCAATGGTACCTCTGGCCTTGTTTTTCGGAAAGTTGTTCGGACTTCCTGTAATTTTTGATATGCACGAAAATTATCCCGAAGCGTTGAAGGCTTTTGGTAAAACAGGATTGATAAATTTTCTTTTTAAAAATTATAATGCAGCAATGTGGCTTGAAAAATTCTGCATCAAATATTCTGACGCAATTATTACTGTTGTGCAGGAAAACTCCGATCGACTTGTTAAGCAAGGTGTTTCACCAAAGAAAATTTATCTGGTTTCCAACACTGTTGATCTCGAAACTTTTGCCAGAGAGCCAATCGATGAAAGAATTATTGAAAAGTACGGAAATGATATTATTCTGCTTTATGCGGGATATGTTACACCGGAAAGAGGTCTGGATGTAGTTGTTAGAGGTATGAGTTTTCTGAAAGAGAATATTCCAAATGCAAAACTCCTGATTGTTGGGAATGGAATAACTGTTCCATCATTAAAAAAGATTTCTGAAGAACTTGTACTCAATAATTACGTTGAATTTATAGAATGGCCCGGTCATGATAAACTCGCATCATATTTCAGCACGACGAAGATTTTTGTCAGTCCGCAGCCGGAGTGTGAATTCTGGAATACAACAATTCCGCACAAACTGTTTGAGTATATGTCCAAGTCAAAACCAGTTCTTGCTGCTGATTCAAAAGCGATAAAAAGAGTAATTGAAGAAAGCAAATGTGGCTTGATTTACCAAACAGGAAATGCAGAAAGTTTTGCTGAAAAAGCAGTTGAAATTTTATCATCAGATATTCCATTTGGTCAGAATGGAGTGAACGCCGTTCAGGAAAAGTATAATTGGGCAACTGATTCGAAAGAATTAATTAGACTCTATTCAGATTTTAGCCTGCGATAG
- a CDS encoding glycosyltransferase family 2 protein, whose product MEEQVQKLEIDVSIIIINYYSTELLEGCLDSIFKYMNKINSEIIIVDNGSVAGDLENLLSKYSGVKLVTNQSNKGFGAANNQGAELAKGKYLLFLNNDTIIQENSIKKVFDYANSISGENIIGCRLLNEDGSIQKSVFDFPTLVNVFTSNFFLYLLFPKSKHFNKYHLINKGINSITDVEVVTGAFLFITKNIFKKLGGFDERFFFYMDETDLCYRHKQNKEKVIYYPETSVIHLKGKSAKGESWFKNKYQSISTIKFFQKHFSTMKFILAIFFHYSGLMLRIPIFLIGGILLMKKDLVKRSFYYLRIIFIYPANEFKS is encoded by the coding sequence ATGGAAGAGCAAGTTCAAAAATTAGAAATAGATGTTTCGATAATTATAATTAATTACTATTCGACTGAATTACTTGAAGGTTGTCTCGATTCAATTTTTAAGTATATGAATAAAATCAACTCTGAGATAATTATTGTTGATAATGGCTCGGTTGCAGGTGATCTTGAAAATCTTTTATCGAAATATTCCGGGGTAAAATTAGTAACGAATCAATCAAACAAAGGTTTTGGTGCTGCAAATAACCAGGGAGCAGAACTCGCAAAAGGAAAGTATTTATTGTTTCTGAATAATGATACAATAATTCAGGAAAATTCAATTAAGAAAGTCTTTGATTATGCAAATTCAATTTCTGGTGAAAATATTATCGGTTGCCGACTTTTAAATGAAGATGGCTCTATTCAGAAATCCGTATTTGATTTTCCCACATTAGTCAATGTATTCACTTCCAACTTTTTTTTGTATTTACTCTTCCCGAAATCAAAACATTTCAACAAATATCATCTGATAAATAAAGGAATTAACAGTATCACTGACGTTGAGGTTGTAACAGGTGCATTTCTTTTTATAACAAAAAATATTTTCAAAAAACTGGGCGGCTTCGATGAAAGATTTTTCTTTTATATGGATGAAACAGATTTATGTTATCGGCACAAACAGAATAAAGAGAAAGTAATTTACTATCCTGAAACTTCAGTTATTCACCTGAAAGGAAAATCAGCGAAAGGTGAATCCTGGTTTAAGAATAAATATCAGTCAATCTCTACAATTAAATTTTTTCAAAAGCATTTTTCCACAATGAAATTTATTCTGGCGATATTTTTTCATTATTCGGGATTAATGCTCCGCATTCCGATTTTTTTAATCGGTGGAATCTTATTGATGAAAAAGGATTTAGTGAAAAGAAGTTTCTACTATCTCCGAATAATTTTTATATATCCGGCTAACGAGTTTAAAAGTTGA
- a CDS encoding flippase: MLITLVSVTLIARNLGVEQYGLFSSIVALTVLVSKFIDIGFGPIVFRETSKKDSTSDLLNTAFSLRIILLLGLFLVYNTFALITKLDHRELLLSNILFLNIIFSSKYMNFRELLEVLFKVNLNMFSVMLFNTIDSIALLIFVFLMPYIGGGLEYLVIVYVIANVPGFLLLVISLRKKYHYKFSFSFQQGVWLIKEAFPLFGTVILTTAFQQLDVLLLRSLDSEYSVGLYSAALRLTVPLGIIPQALITTIFPLIVRGRETGSASTMPATRLVYKILFLFSFSISFIITFKAEYIIKLIFGGEYSDAYLPMTILFWSILFTYFNTFTLNLLTVYNKQKYNFFATMLIVAVQILLVIILTPIYSYSGVAIARVAAGAAGTIFFIFILRGIGIEFNFFSIRVVKWLVPLVTGVLLLSLVPFYAYLPLTLILTLILTIKIKYFSDEEVNLLLRAINYDSWKSKFKN; the protein is encoded by the coding sequence ATGCTCATTACTCTTGTTTCGGTTACACTGATTGCACGTAATCTCGGTGTTGAGCAGTATGGTTTGTTCTCCTCGATTGTTGCATTGACTGTTTTGGTTTCTAAGTTTATCGATATAGGTTTTGGCCCGATTGTTTTCAGGGAAACTTCAAAGAAAGATTCAACTTCTGACTTACTTAACACGGCATTTAGTCTGCGAATAATTTTACTTCTGGGATTATTTCTCGTTTACAATACTTTTGCTCTCATTACAAAACTTGACCATCGGGAGTTGTTACTCTCCAATATTCTTTTCCTGAACATTATCTTCTCTTCAAAATACATGAACTTCCGTGAATTACTGGAAGTCTTGTTCAAGGTGAATCTGAATATGTTCAGTGTAATGTTGTTCAATACCATCGATAGTATTGCATTGCTAATATTTGTTTTTTTGATGCCTTATATTGGTGGAGGACTTGAATATTTAGTAATAGTTTATGTTATTGCAAACGTGCCGGGATTTCTGCTTCTCGTAATTTCTCTTCGGAAGAAATATCACTATAAGTTTAGTTTTTCTTTCCAGCAGGGAGTCTGGCTGATTAAGGAAGCTTTTCCACTATTTGGAACCGTTATACTCACAACCGCATTCCAGCAGCTTGATGTTTTGCTGTTACGGAGTCTCGATTCTGAGTATTCAGTTGGATTGTATTCAGCAGCTTTGCGTCTAACAGTTCCGTTAGGAATAATTCCTCAGGCTTTGATCACTACAATTTTTCCATTGATTGTACGCGGAAGAGAAACCGGAAGTGCAAGCACAATGCCAGCGACAAGACTTGTTTACAAAATTTTATTTCTTTTTTCTTTTTCGATTTCATTTATAATTACTTTCAAAGCGGAATATATCATCAAGCTGATATTCGGCGGCGAATACTCTGATGCATACTTACCGATGACGATTTTATTCTGGTCGATATTGTTTACTTACTTCAATACATTTACTTTGAACTTACTGACGGTTTACAACAAACAAAAGTATAACTTCTTTGCCACGATGCTTATAGTTGCTGTTCAGATATTACTGGTAATTATTTTGACTCCGATATACTCTTATTCAGGTGTGGCAATTGCACGTGTAGCTGCCGGAGCCGCAGGAACAATATTCTTCATTTTTATTTTGAGGGGAATCGGAATTGAGTTCAATTTCTTTTCAATCCGGGTCGTAAAATGGCTGGTCCCACTCGTCACAGGAGTTTTACTGTTGTCGTTAGTTCCTTTTTACGCATACTTGCCTCTGACTTTAATTCTGACACTGATTCTTACAATTAAAATAAAATATTTTTCTGACGAGGAAGTTAATCTTCTGCTCAGAGCAATCAATTATGATTCATGGAAGAGCAAGTTCAAAAATTAG
- a CDS encoding glycosyltransferase family 2 protein, which produces MIQVELYIAAIFWFAVLLLLYAYLFYPFSLRIFNLFKSRTSASDQDNLPSISILIAAYNEEKVIAERIENIKNLNYDFSKLELIIGSDCSSDRTSEIVQSKSEDYSWLKCVNFEQRRGKAAVLNDLCKTAKNDILVFSDANTKFHKDALVKLVSEFADQKVGGVCGRLVLEEPADDFDKTNRERLYWQYETQLKKLEGNLGTLIAANGGIYAIRKKLFTEFPVQVAITDDLFQTLAVLQQGFQFLYRYDAIAVEEVSKEIITEFRRKVRFATTNFQTLKYFGVFSSLKRYFYRMLFFHTK; this is translated from the coding sequence TTGATACAAGTGGAACTTTACATTGCGGCCATATTTTGGTTTGCTGTCTTACTCCTTCTTTATGCATATCTGTTCTATCCTTTTTCGCTTAGGATATTTAATCTTTTTAAATCCAGAACATCTGCTTCGGATCAAGATAATTTACCGTCAATTTCAATTTTAATCGCAGCCTACAATGAAGAAAAAGTTATAGCTGAGAGGATAGAGAATATTAAGAACCTCAACTATGATTTTAGCAAGCTGGAATTGATCATTGGATCAGATTGTTCTTCAGATCGAACAAGTGAGATAGTACAGAGTAAGAGCGAAGACTATAGCTGGTTGAAATGTGTAAATTTTGAGCAGCGAAGAGGAAAAGCTGCCGTGCTAAATGATCTGTGTAAAACAGCTAAGAATGATATACTTGTTTTTAGTGACGCCAATACTAAATTTCACAAAGATGCGCTTGTTAAGTTAGTATCTGAATTTGCTGATCAAAAAGTGGGTGGTGTGTGCGGCCGTTTGGTTTTGGAAGAGCCCGCAGATGATTTCGATAAAACCAACCGGGAAAGATTGTATTGGCAGTATGAAACGCAGCTAAAAAAACTTGAAGGTAATCTGGGTACACTCATCGCAGCAAACGGTGGTATTTATGCGATAAGGAAAAAACTGTTCACTGAATTTCCAGTTCAAGTTGCTATAACTGATGATTTGTTTCAGACGTTAGCCGTACTTCAACAGGGTTTTCAGTTTTTATACAGATATGATGCTATAGCAGTTGAGGAGGTATCGAAAGAAATTATAACCGAATTCAGAAGAAAAGTCCGGTTCGCAACGACAAATTTTCAAACTCTGAAATATTTCGGGGTCTTCTCATCCCTAAAAAGATACTTTTATCGTATGCTTTTTTTTCACACAAAGTGA
- a CDS encoding radical SAM protein produces the protein MNIAFINPPFFPKYSRGSRSPAVTKSGTVYYPIWLALAAGVAEKNGHKITLIDVPAEDISVEETMNRLSQFNPRMAVIETSTGSISSDIRFAEEVKKKFDNVFICLVGNHVTAVDKETLNSSSLIDAIARNEYEATIVELAERLEKNENLDSVLSLTWRNGNEIVANAHRPALTQEDLDAMPFASEIFKRFCNPRDYFFAAGRYPQMMVYTGRGCPYLCTWCVYPQNFYGHTYRHRSPKSIAAEFKYIEENFPEVVEITIEDDTYTVFKKHTIEVCKLLIEQKNKLTWTCNVRADLDEETMRWMKKAGCRLVIVGFESGSNEILKLMKKGVRVEQFTAAENARKVGLLIHACYMMGNRGETLQTMNETLTLAKRLNTDTAQFFPLMLYPGTEAYDWAKKEGLITAKTWDDWLTPNGLHNTVVGTHDLSAQEIVDFCNYARREYYLRPAYFSMKAKNIIRHPSELKRTLKAFLTFYKHLFSRESKANTDKFKTRLSYDKDVTTEIDEEKGLNNVVKKSSEATVIQKEPVL, from the coding sequence ATGAATATTGCCTTCATAAATCCCCCGTTTTTCCCTAAATATTCAAGGGGATCGAGAAGTCCTGCTGTAACCAAAAGTGGAACAGTTTACTATCCCATTTGGTTAGCTCTCGCTGCAGGAGTAGCGGAAAAAAATGGTCATAAAATTACGCTTATAGACGTACCTGCTGAAGACATCTCAGTTGAAGAAACGATGAACCGGCTCTCCCAATTTAATCCACGGATGGCCGTAATCGAAACAAGTACAGGAAGTATTAGCAGCGATATAAGGTTTGCAGAAGAAGTAAAAAAGAAATTTGATAACGTATTTATATGTTTAGTTGGCAACCATGTTACTGCAGTCGATAAAGAGACTCTAAATAGCTCAAGCTTAATAGATGCGATTGCCAGAAATGAATACGAAGCGACAATTGTTGAATTGGCCGAAAGACTTGAAAAAAATGAAAATCTGGACAGTGTTCTTTCGCTAACATGGAGAAATGGAAATGAAATTGTTGCAAATGCGCATCGTCCTGCATTAACACAGGAAGATCTGGATGCGATGCCGTTCGCAAGTGAAATATTTAAAAGATTTTGTAATCCTCGTGACTACTTCTTCGCAGCTGGCCGCTATCCGCAGATGATGGTTTATACCGGAAGAGGATGTCCGTACCTTTGCACCTGGTGCGTGTATCCACAAAATTTTTACGGACATACATATCGTCATCGCTCTCCTAAGAGTATCGCTGCAGAATTTAAATACATCGAAGAAAATTTTCCTGAAGTAGTGGAAATAACAATTGAAGATGATACGTATACAGTATTTAAAAAACATACGATTGAAGTCTGTAAGCTTCTTATTGAACAAAAGAACAAACTAACCTGGACTTGTAATGTAAGAGCCGATCTTGATGAAGAAACAATGCGCTGGATGAAAAAAGCCGGCTGTCGTCTGGTGATAGTAGGATTTGAAAGTGGTTCAAATGAAATCTTGAAGTTGATGAAAAAAGGTGTTCGGGTTGAGCAATTCACTGCTGCTGAGAATGCAAGAAAAGTTGGATTGTTAATTCATGCCTGTTATATGATGGGGAATAGAGGTGAAACTTTACAAACGATGAACGAAACTCTTACCTTAGCCAAGAGACTTAATACTGATACTGCTCAATTCTTTCCACTGATGTTGTATCCTGGAACCGAGGCTTACGACTGGGCAAAGAAAGAAGGATTAATTACTGCAAAAACATGGGATGATTGGTTAACTCCGAATGGATTGCACAATACAGTTGTTGGAACCCACGATCTTTCAGCTCAAGAAATTGTCGATTTCTGTAATTATGCAAGAAGAGAATATTACTTAAGGCCTGCATATTTCTCAATGAAAGCGAAAAACATAATCAGACATCCATCAGAACTTAAAAGAACATTAAAAGCTTTTCTCACTTTTTACAAGCACCTTTTTAGTAGAGAGTCCAAAGCCAACACAGATAAGTTTAAGACTCGATTATCATACGACAAAGATGTAACAACTGAAATAGATGAGGAAAAAGGTTTGAATAATGTTGTTAAAAAATCTTCTGAGGCCACAGTAATTCAGAAAGAACCTGTATTATAG
- a CDS encoding glycosyltransferase family 4 protein — protein MRIGIDARLLSGNMTGISRYLWNVLKYIPEFDKKNKYFLYLHDEVVLKNSFYNYVNVPKSKLPKQVYSHYWLNFVLPKSLEKNKIDLFFTPYVLVPVKKSLRKNVIVIHDVMTKACPQFFTAYYKKYMNVIVPQSIKRADAIVTVSQSAKNDIVKFYDVHPDKITVTHIWTDEKYKPMQLNREETELVKKKYNLPEKFILYVGAIEERKNISGILKVSDILKSRNEEIKIVLVGNKGFGFEKLSEEMKQRNDRIIHIDYISEEDLPSIYNLAEIFLFPSFYEGFGLPPLEAMKCGLPVLAGKNSALVEVVNEGGQLIDSDDYDSFADSIILLNDNNFYEEMKHKALKQAEKFRAENEIVKLINLFNSLGIV, from the coding sequence ATGCGAATCGGTATAGACGCCAGACTGTTAAGTGGAAATATGACTGGCATTTCAAGATATCTTTGGAATGTATTAAAATATATCCCTGAATTCGATAAAAAAAATAAATATTTTCTGTATTTACATGATGAAGTAGTCCTAAAAAATAGCTTTTACAATTATGTAAATGTTCCTAAAAGCAAACTTCCTAAGCAGGTTTATTCTCATTATTGGTTAAACTTTGTTTTGCCGAAATCATTAGAAAAAAATAAAATTGATTTATTTTTTACTCCATACGTTTTAGTTCCAGTTAAAAAATCACTTCGCAAAAATGTAATTGTCATTCACGATGTTATGACAAAGGCCTGCCCTCAGTTTTTTACAGCTTATTATAAAAAGTATATGAACGTTATTGTTCCGCAGTCAATAAAAAGAGCAGATGCTATTGTAACGGTTTCCCAATCGGCAAAAAATGACATAGTTAAATTTTATGATGTTCATCCTGACAAAATTACAGTTACGCACATATGGACAGATGAAAAATATAAACCAATGCAGTTGAATAGAGAAGAAACAGAATTAGTCAAAAAGAAATACAATCTTCCGGAGAAGTTTATTTTATATGTTGGGGCAATTGAAGAAAGAAAAAATATATCAGGGATATTAAAAGTCTCTGATATATTAAAATCTAGAAACGAAGAAATAAAAATAGTCTTGGTGGGAAATAAGGGATTCGGATTCGAAAAATTGTCTGAAGAGATGAAGCAAAGGAATGACAGAATTATTCACATCGACTATATTTCAGAAGAAGATTTACCTTCTATATATAATTTAGCTGAGATATTTCTATTCCCATCTTTCTATGAGGGATTTGGTCTACCTCCGCTCGAAGCAATGAAATGTGGATTACCCGTTTTAGCCGGGAAAAATTCTGCGCTTGTTGAGGTAGTTAATGAAGGCGGGCAGTTGATTGATTCCGACGATTATGATTCTTTTGCGGACAGCATAATTTTATTAAATGATAATAATTTTTATGAGGAGATGAAACATAAGGCTCTCAAGCAAGCTGAAAAGTTTAGAGCAGAAAATGAAATTGTAAAACTTATCAATTTATTTAATTCTTTAGGCATTGTCTGA
- a CDS encoding glycosyltransferase family 4 protein encodes MKSSPINVLIDEGRSAVGKPTGIGLQAINLHKHLKKYCNCKISNYEALKILPKGIRKFSMDALRNILALFQKYDIVHYQDNYATLFSGKSRRIVTVHDLGVFLFPETVPFIYVKYNQHSIKKVAQRADCIITPTEAIRREFLEMFPSTNPAKIVFCNDGIRDVFWNYEGSKKVLIDKFNIQPYTYFFFLGSLSRRKNLKFTLESFIEAKSKNQIDKNTLMVLGGQKWWGAGDLKHLLRDDLGIKTLGYLNDQDIVTLYKYSKSFVFPSLYEGFGMPIIEAMSQNTPIIISNIPTSKELNSKHNNQMFCFELDDKASLIEKFAELDKNHSLIRENLNYGDISIYNFDNIAREHFKIYCKVLEEAI; translated from the coding sequence ATGAAGAGTAGCCCTATAAATGTTCTAATTGACGAAGGAAGATCTGCTGTTGGTAAACCGACAGGTATAGGCCTACAAGCAATAAATCTACATAAACATTTAAAAAAATATTGTAACTGTAAAATTTCCAATTACGAAGCATTGAAAATTCTACCCAAAGGAATAAGAAAATTCAGCATGGATGCCTTAAGGAATATTCTAGCTTTGTTTCAAAAATATGATATTGTTCATTATCAAGATAATTATGCAACTCTATTTAGTGGTAAAAGCAGAAGGATTGTCACAGTACACGACTTGGGAGTTTTTTTGTTTCCCGAAACAGTTCCATTTATTTATGTAAAATATAATCAGCATTCCATTAAAAAAGTCGCTCAAAGAGCAGATTGTATTATTACCCCTACAGAAGCTATTCGGAGAGAGTTTCTTGAAATGTTTCCAAGTACTAATCCTGCAAAAATTGTATTCTGCAATGATGGAATCAGAGATGTATTTTGGAATTATGAAGGTTCGAAAAAAGTACTTATAGATAAATTTAATATTCAACCATACACATATTTTTTCTTTCTCGGCAGTTTGTCTAGAAGAAAGAATCTAAAATTTACTTTAGAATCTTTTATAGAAGCGAAGAGTAAAAATCAAATTGATAAAAATACATTAATGGTTCTTGGTGGACAAAAATGGTGGGGCGCTGGTGATTTGAAACATTTATTGCGTGATGATTTAGGTATAAAAACACTGGGATATTTAAACGATCAGGATATTGTTACACTCTATAAATACAGCAAATCTTTTGTATTTCCATCATTATACGAAGGATTTGGAATGCCGATTATTGAAGCGATGAGTCAAAATACCCCGATTATTATCTCAAATATTCCTACAAGCAAGGAGTTAAACTCAAAGCATAATAATCAAATGTTTTGCTTCGAATTAGATGATAAAGCAAGCCTTATTGAAAAGTTTGCAGAACTGGATAAAAATCATTCTTTAATAAGAGAAAATCTGAATTACGGCGATATCTCAATTTATAATTTTGACAATATTGCCAGAGAGCACTTTAAGATTTATTGCAAAGTTTTGGAAGAAGCAATTTGA
- a CDS encoding glycosyltransferase, which translates to MFNPEKAVIENINSYLDQTDHLYVIDNSESVSDFVKVYYEKNKKVEYIFNNNNIGIAAALNIAAQKSLALGFQYLLTMDQDSKAPLNLVSSCVSIFEGSNNVGLVTPIHGNKYGTHIKPVVSKTEKVTMAMTSGNLISLDVYKRVGGFDEDFFLDYMDIEYCFKLHLHHYDLIRINDLVLDHNEADLTEISIFKKKVHPHNHKPFRWYYKTRNMFLLRKKYKNIFPELFSIEFNSYLRMIARLILFEKYKIRKIKMILLGWWDYLNNKKGKKF; encoded by the coding sequence TTGTTTAATCCAGAAAAAGCTGTCATTGAAAATATTAATAGCTACTTAGATCAAACTGATCATTTATATGTAATAGACAACTCAGAAAGTGTTTCAGATTTTGTAAAAGTATATTATGAAAAAAATAAGAAAGTAGAATATATTTTTAATAACAATAATATTGGAATAGCCGCAGCATTAAATATCGCTGCCCAAAAATCACTAGCACTCGGGTTTCAATATTTGCTTACTATGGATCAGGACAGTAAAGCTCCTTTAAATTTAGTAAGTTCTTGTGTTTCTATTTTTGAAGGAAGCAATAATGTAGGCCTAGTTACGCCAATACATGGAAATAAATACGGTACTCATATTAAACCTGTAGTTAGTAAAACTGAAAAAGTGACAATGGCCATGACTTCCGGAAATCTGATTTCCTTGGATGTTTATAAAAGGGTAGGTGGTTTTGATGAAGATTTTTTCCTTGATTACATGGATATTGAGTATTGTTTTAAATTGCATTTGCATCACTACGATTTGATTCGAATAAATGATTTAGTTCTTGATCATAATGAAGCAGACCTTACTGAGATTAGTATATTTAAGAAAAAAGTCCATCCGCACAACCATAAACCTTTTAGGTGGTATTATAAAACCAGAAATATGTTTCTGCTAAGAAAAAAATATAAAAATATTTTTCCGGAACTATTTAGTATTGAATTTAATTCATATTTACGGATGATAGCTCGACTGATTTTATTTGAAAAATATAAAATTCGGAAAATCAAAATGATTCTATTAGGGTGGTGGGATTATTTGAACAACAAAAAGGGAAAAAAATTCTAA